A region of the Arenibacter antarcticus genome:
TTTATCGTTTCCTTGTTAAGGATAAGCTTTCTTAAGAAAGGTCCAACAGTTCCCCTTTTCCGATAATCAAGATTATAGGACTGCAGAATGGTCTTTATCTTTTCCAATTCTGTACCATTAAAATAGAGCGTTATGGCATGCTCCCTTTTCTTGCTCCCCAAACGTTTTCTCCCGATTTTATTGATTGCCATTTTCTGCCTCGATTTATATCATCTTCCTGCCGCCTAAAGCAGGGTTTTCACTTCGTAAGAAGTAGGCGTTTTAAGATGTTTAAAACATAACTTGCTATCCGTCAAAAACGGATAATTATATATAAATATAGCAATTCACAATTGAATATAACAAACTAATAATCAGTATTTTAACTCATTAAACCATATCAAACCACATGCTATCAAATGGGTACAAATAAACAACCCATCTGGTCTAATATTAAAATAATATCGATCAAATAAATCATAGAAATAATCTGTTTTTTTATAGGAAGGGAGAAGAAAGCTCAAGCGGCCTTTTTGCCGTTTGTGCTTTTGCGCGGTCCCGAGGAGGTCGAGGAAAACAGGAGCGGAAAGACATCCCGAGTGGACCGGCGAAGCATGTCCGCATGGGAGGGATTGGAGCGAAAGGTTTGCTTGACTTCCGCAGGGATTTGGAATTATACCGAAACTACCATTCTACTAAATCCCATCCATTCAGAAACTGAATAACGGAATAGACAAAATTGACGTAAAAAAAAGGAAAACCAATACCCTATTAAGTTGTACAAAATTGTAATTTACTACTCTTCACAATTGGATAAAACCCAAAAATTCCGCATCAAAAATCAAAGTATAAGACCATATGGAACATCCCATTGTACCTACTTGTTTTAATATGGTATTATGTGGTCTTACCACAAAATATTTACTCTAATTTACTGTATATTAAATAATTATATACATATATTTAAATATAAATATAGGTGCATATTCAAATATATTTATAGGTACATATGTCCCTAAATCTACATTCATATTCCAAGATATGAATGGAACGGTATAATAATAATATATGTATTATGGAAACAAAAATAATTAGTATCGTAGGTGAAAAAGGGGGGATCGGAAAAACAACTTTAAACCTAATCCTTGCCTCCAATCTTCATTATGCAAAAGGGAAAAAGGTGGTGCTCCTTGACGGGGACAATCCACAGTATTCAATCTATAAAAAAAGACAGCGTGAACTTAATCTTTTGGAGGCTTCAGAAATCAAGGAATTAGAGCTTTACCCCATCGAACGGGTAACAGTGGAATCTCTCCAAGAAACTATTATGAAATATTACGGTCTAATAGATTACATCATTCTAGATCTACCGGGAAGTCTCAACATAGAAATGGTAAGGGGTCTTTTATATGTCGAGCATATTTTCATCCCCTTTAGCCACGACGAACTGGAGATAGACAGCACCTCTAATTTCTATTTTACCTTAAAGAACAACTTTCTGGACAATGAGGAGCGCGTACTCAAAAGTGTCAACTTATTTTTCAACAAATATAAATTGGTAAGAAAAAACAAGTTTTCACTACTCCGCCAACAATTCGAACAAGCCGGTATCCCCATGATGCAAAGTGTGGTCAAGGACAGGACTATTTACAAGGAACAATATCGGAACACGCTCTACCCTATTCCAGAAAACAAGGAAGACGGCGAGTTGGATATCAAAAGATTCTTCGAAGAAGTAGAACAGTTATCAAATTAATAAACTAGATTTCAATGGGAAAACAGAAAAAAATCACCACTCTTGATCTGCTCCAACAAATGGCTAACAAGAACCAGGAGACAACAAGCACCCTAGAACAGCTCAAACTAGATCGTTTGAGTCAAAAACAACAAACCACTTCCGTAAACGTTAGAAAGGAAGATGCTATCAACAAGTGGGAGGAAAATCAGAAACCTAAGGAAGAGGGTCATTCTGGAAATAATCTTAATATCGGAAAACAATTGGATGTGTTATTGCAAATCGATAAATTGAAAAATAAAAAGGAAACCTTTTTTATGACCATCAACAGCGATTGTGCAATCAAATACGAAAAACTGGCAATGGGTATCTCCTATAAAATGGGCGTCAAGACCTCGAGGAACGATTTGATACGAAAGGTATTACTCGATTTTACGAACAAGAATTACGAAAAATTGATTGCGCTCATTGAGCAAAAATAAAACTGAATGTTGAGCACTTACTGGTACATATTGTTCGGGCTTGCCCTTGTTTGGTACGGGTATGTCATATGGGTGCTACTATCCAAAAAAAGTACAAAATCAAAAAAACATTCTAAAAAACTTGATTATTTGCGTTTAAATACTAAATTTGTATATAAATCAAATGATGGTAAAGCCGATTTAGACGCTGTACTCAACCAGATAACCGAAGTGGAAGACACTTCAAAACTTTTGGAAGCTTTTAGAGAGGGTTCATTTGAAGATAATTCAAATTCCTTAACTCGCAAAAAGCATGAGAAACTCAAAGTCATCCGCAACGAGGATACGGCCGATAAGATACCGCCGAAATCCGAAACTTGAACCCTTCCTTCTTTTTTTGATTCTGGTATCCATATCCCTGTGCTCCTATGGTCAATTCGACCAATTGCTTGAGGAAGCCCAAAATTTCAAGAACGATTCGAAGAGCCTTTCCAGAGAAATTGTAGATATAATTAAGGTTATTGCAGGTGTGGCCATTGCCATAACAGGTCTGACCTATCTCTATATTCGGGATCAGCAGACGGACCTGGCCAATAAATTGGGTAAGATTATTATTGGCATCGCCATATTTTTTGCGTTGATAGCCATAGGTGAGGAAATTGCTAACATTTAAATTTCCCGTACTATGGAAAATTGCCACATTCCTATAAAGAAAGGGCTGCAAAAAGAGGTGTATTACAAAGGCCTCAATGCAAAGTACATTTTTTACTGCATTTACCTTGGTACAGCAGCAATCATAATCGGCCTTGTCCTATCCGTATTCATATCCATGTTCTTGGCCATGCTGATTACTGGCATAGCAATAGTCATCGTATTCTTGATCCTGCTGTTTTACTCTAGGACCTACGGCGCCAATGGTTTCATAAAAAAACTGGCCGATGCTTCCAAACCCGATTCCATCAAAATAACCAATGACTTCAAAAATCTATTGCTATGGGAAAACAGGTAACACTTTGGGATGCATTCCCCATTTACGGATACGAGAGGAAGGCCTTAATATCAAAGGAAAAGGGATGTTTGACCATTCCATTACAACTTATCCTCCCAGAGGTGTTCACCTTGGATGCTAGAGATTATGAAATCCTCCATGAACTTTTTTTGAACATCATAAATATATTAGGACCAAATAGACTCTTACATAGGCAAGATTTCTTCCTCCAGGAAAACTATACCCCAATTTCAGAAAGATTGCAGGGCGATATGATGGAAAGGGCGAATGAAAAACATTTTATGAGTCGCCCCTATTTAGTTGGAACTCATTATTTATACATCAGTGTGGTCCCAGAAAATTATATCAACTACAGTTCCAAACGGGTGAACTCCTTTTTGGACAAAACCCGAAGTTTTTATTTGACCCAAACCATTCCAGAAGAATTTATTCATAGTAGTATACTATCAGATTTTGAAGGTCAGGTACAGAACGTGAACAATCTGATCAATTCTTCCGGGCTTATAGAATCTACTATTCTAGATTACGACGACTTGTTTTCCCAAAATGGGCTCTATGCCAAATACTTTGGCCTTACGGAAAACAATGCAAATTTGGTGGATGTTGATTTTGACAATAATACCATTCATATTGGAAACAAACAAGGACAGTTTTTTACTCTGGAAAACCTAGACCAGTTTAGTAAGGATCATATCAGCACTCATGAGTTATATGGAAAATTCACTACCCGACAAAACCGGTTTCCAATAGGCAATCTCTTTTCATTAGGTTTCAAGGTCCCTCATGAACATATTATCAATCAATACATCTACATTCCTAATCAAGAAAAAGTCCTATTAGGATTGCGGAACAAAGCCAAAAGCTTTCAACGTTTCGGTAGTGGTAAAAAGGATGACAGCAATGCCATCTATGCGGATCAGATCTATGATTATACCAAAGATATACTAGAAAATCATAAGGAAACTGTTTTTTACCATCTCAATGTTTTTGGTTTTGAGGAAACATGGAATCGGCAAAGGCAAATGGAAAACTCCATTACTGGCGCATTCAAAAAACTAAAGATAAATGCGAAGCAAAACACCATAGACCGAAAGAACCTATTCTTTGCTGGGGTAGCCGGAAACGCCATTGGAATATCTTCTGATATGTATATGCCTGTGCCAAGTGATATGGCTTCGGCCCTACTCTATTTTGAGGGTGGTTATAAGGATGCTACCAGGGCCGTTGATGGGTTGAAATTGGTGGACCGTGTTTCTGGCCAACCAATTTCAGTTTCTGTGTACAGGGAACCGGAAAAAAAAGATTGGATATTCAATCGGGGAATGCTGGTCGCCTCTGGATCAGGCGGTGGTAAATCTTATCTGGCCAATCATTATTTTGCTTCCGAACTAAGGCAGGGTGCAGAAGTCGTAATTATGGAGGATGGCAACTCATACGATCGACTTACTGAGTTATTTGGTGGAGTCACCCTGCAACACCACGATGAAAACCCGTTTACCTTCAATCCTTTTCTATTGGACAAACATGATTCTCAAGAAAGCTACATCAAACTCAAAACTTTAACGGAAGGCAAGCTGATTTACCTTGTAACCCTTCTAAAATTGATTATTGGGCACGATGGAAATATAGGCAGATTGGAAATAACAAATACTGTTCTAGAATTTTTGGTAACCGACTATTACCAATGGATGTGGAATAACGGAAACAACAATTTTAAGTTCGACACTTTTTTCGAATACTGTAAATGTCACATTGTAACATATATTAAAACTAAAAGAATCCCAAAGGAAAAGTTCGATCCCAATGTATTTATGTTCCTGCTGGAGAAATACTATGCCAATGGTTCAAGAGGAAACTTACTGAACAAACTAGACGACCGGATTTCCAGTTTAAGCGATGAGAAGATTATTTATTTCAAATTAGGTAAACTGATTGACAACGAGCTGCTTTTTCCTATTACCGCTCTAATGATTATGGAAATCTTCAACAAAAAGATGCACGACCCCTCAAAATTATCCATAAATAAAATATTGGCGGTGGATGAAGCCTGGAAAGCTCTGGTTAAACCAGAATTGGTACATTACTTTAACAGCCAGTCCAGGATGGCTCGAAAGATGGGTGGCCAACCGATCTTTATTTCCCAAAAAGTTGATGATTTCATCTCTTCTGAAATCATCAAAAATGCCATAGTCGTCAATTCACATATAAAGGTGTTTTTGGATATGCGTGACTTTGTACAATCCTTTGATAAAATACAGTCCCTAATGGGATTAGGTGAAAAACAGAAACAACTCATTCTGTCTCTCAATAAAGATCTACCAAAAGACAGGAAATTTCGCGAGGTCGCATTTTGTTGGATGGACAAGGTAAAGGTGTATGGCGTAGAAACCTCTTTGGAAGAAAAATGCATCTATGAGACCAACCCCATTGAGAGTGAAAAGATCAAACGACTACACGATAGAAATCATAAAAACTGGGAATTAACAGCAAAGGCGTACGCTTTTGACAATACTCCAAAAAACTAAATAGAAAATGAAACTAACTCCTATAATTCTAAGTCTATTGGTACCCTTGGGACTCTTTGCCCAGATTCCAGTTACAGATGTTGCCACCAATGCAAGCGTTGGTGTGGTAAACAGTCAGCTTATAAACATCAACGTTCAACTAAAAGCAGTAAATAATAGCCTGTCTCATCTCATCAAATTAATGGAGAAAAATAATAATGATACTTCAAAGTCTAGAAAAATTCTAAAGGAGGAGCTTGAAGCCAAGAAACAGGCTCCAAAGTATGTGACCCTATCGACGGATGTAAATTTGACCATGGACTTAAAATCTAAAATTATCGAAGCGTATCGAACCTCCAAACAAACCGTCCAAGTATTGGAATACTTAGATAGAAAGGAAACCAATGATTTTATTGGCCATGCGGTCAATGCTATTTTGGATACTAAAAATTTATATAAACAATGTAATGATATTCTAAATACTAAAGCCATCATTTTACCAGAAGAACGATTAAAAAAGGTCAATGACATCAACCGTCAACTGGAAACCATTTTAGACAATCTGATAGCCTATAATCATAAACTTTTTCAAATCAATTCCCTACGAAAAGCACGAGGCACATTAATCAATATGAATAAAGACTAATCTTGCTATGAATAATACAGACAAAGGAATACGGGAAACGGTCAATGAACTTTTTGACCAATACATTTTAGATGCCTACGAAGTGGTAGACCCTATGATAGAAATCGGTCAAGTTTTCGCGTGCATAGGTATTTGTTTAGTGGGTCTTCTTGTTTTTCTGAACAAGGATAAGCGAGCTGATATTTTCGAACATCTCAGATGGGTTCCATTGGCTTTTGTCCTATTTAATTATCGAGCACTAACTAGGACGATTCTTGAGTTCTACCAAGGAATTGGAATGTCGCTAAGGGCAAACGATATTTCATGGGATGTTCTCCATATCAAAATACTTGTGGCCCAGACGAAATCTATGGTAGATTATGGTGTATCCTACCTGCTTCTACAAGGTGATCCAGAGGCTTTACAAGCCCTCATTCTCGGTGCTATTACTTCTGGGGTTACAGCAATTGCATCTGTCATATCCGCAGTCGTATTCGTGGGAATAAAAGCGATGTCTGTAATCTATTTGTTCGTGCTGATAATATTCGGGCCATTAAATATAGGATTGTCATTCATTCCTATATTTTCCGGAATGTGGAAGGCATGGCTACAAAAATTCATGAGTGTCTGCCTATGGATTCCTATGCTCTATCTCATAGATAACTTTATGCTCCACGTGTTGGATAAATTAATAGACTCATTACTGTCTGAAGGAGATGCGAATCTAGGTTTAGTGCTCACTAGCGGTTTGTTGATGCTGATGAACGTCTTTGTTTATCTAAAAGCTCCGACGTTAGCCAATTTCATTGTACAGGGAATGAACGTCAGTGCCAATCAATTAAAAGAGCAGACCAAACACTATGTCAAAAAAGCAGCACAAACAACGGTTGATGCAAAGACTGGAGGAGCTACAAAAGGGGTAAGAACCTTAATACAATAATCGGTTTAACGATGAAATTTGATTTTAAACGATAGCAAATAACCAGATGGACGGTAATTATAAGATTTTCAACGATTTAAGTAAGATTGGTAGCAGAAGTAATAAGGTGCTATATGTATCTTTAATTCTCACGTTCGTATCCACTGTCCTCAATATCTTTTATACCTACAAAACGAACGAGAGCGCTAAAAACAATTTCTATCTGCTCGATAACGGCCAAAAGCTGGCTGCCGTCAGGATCAAAGACTACAGGCGAGCGGTAGACATTTTATGTGAAGGACATATTGTTAATTTCCATGAACTGTTTTTTGCGTTGGAACCTGATTTACGCCATATCAAAAGAAATATTGAAGGTAAGGCGCTATATATGGCCGATCACTCGGTACAACGGCTGTATAATCGATTAATCGATCAAAACTATTACGAGGATATCGCTAAAAGTGGCTATTCCATCGAAATAGAAAAAGATTCGATTTTTGTGGATTATTCCGAATATCCATTTCCGTTTCGATTCTTTGGAAAGCAAAGAATATTAAAGAGTGGAAATGCGGAATATCGAAACATGATTACGAAAGGGTACTTGGTTGAGACCAGCTCTACTCCAAATAATCTGAATGGATTAAAAATTATAAAGTTTGACGTTCTGCACAATCAAGATTTATAATAACCAACCGATGAACTACAAAATTGAAAAATTTAATCTCTGGATAAAACGACATAGGCTGTTTGCATTCTCTGCCCCTATTATCCTATTATTGGCTGTGTTCTTTGTGATGACTAGTACCAGTACAATGAGTATAGACAAACAATACAGTATTCCAGAAGATGCGTACAACAATACTTTGCCGGATCACAACAAACAACTCGATGTTGCTAAACCTAACGATATCTATAAGAAGTCCCTCAAAGATTCACTAGATCAATTGCGGTCAAAAGGCCTCTTCAAAAGCATATTAGAAACAACAAAGGAAAATGATTCACTAGAACGTATTTTGGAGGAACTCAATAACTTTTCTTTGAGCGAAAAGGAAAACAATGACACTACAAGAACCAAAACTATATCATATTCCGAGTCCAATAATTCCAAAACCACAGCGACTCAAGAAAAACTAGAATATAGAAACTTATTGATACAGGCAAGGGATCAACGTCAAGCCCGCAGTCAGGATTACTCCGCACCTTACACGGAACCTTCAACTACCACCAACAGCGACCCAATATCATTTGATGCAGCTATTTACCGTGATCAGTTTATCTTACCAGGTAACAGGGTCACCCTGATCTTGAAAGATGATATCCACTTTAAGGGTAGACGGTTCTCAAAGAATACATTTGTTTTTGCCACCGCCAACGTACAGGGATCAAGGGTATTGTTAGAGATAACCAATATAGATAATACAGCAATGGCTTTGACCGCAATCGATCAGGAAGATGGCATGATCGGACTGCATAATGAGCGTGCAGGACAATTATTGCAGGAGTTCAAAGCCGACATTCAACAACAAGGTGTAAAGGAATTATCGGAAGCTGTCGGAGAAGCTATAGAAATACCATTGGCACAAAATCTACTGCGTTCATTTGGAAACTTTTTCCATAAGAAAAAATACAAACAGAGAGACAAGATTCTTTTGGTAAATGGAGACCGTGTATTTCTAACACAAAAAAAACCATAATAATTATGAAGGCACTATTACTCCTATCGGCCATATTAACTGTGTACTCATTGAGTGGCCAAACATTCAGTGATACGTTGCAGATATCAAAGGATTTTAAGACGATTCTGATATTTCCTGAAAACATTTCGGAAAGCAGTATTGGCAACGATTTTGGTTTTATTGTGGACTTACCAAAACCGGAAGGGGGCAAATATAGTGGCAGGATACTGAAATTGTATTACGATGAACTCGCCGTCGAAAATGAAAATGTAACCAACTATTTGGTCATTACCGATTCTGGAAACGTGTACGATTTCATATTAGAACTAGTTGCGGTTCCCCAAAAAACGACCTGGTATATCACTCAGGAAATGGCCGTTGCCAACATTGGGGGTAAACCAATGGATAAAAGTAATGAAGATGTACTTCAGAAAATCAGAACTGAGGAACAGTATAATAAAATCACAAAAAAAGACTCCATATCCTACGCAAGTAGACTTTCTAAAACAAAAACTGATGTATCCAAAGATAGCGCCACCAAAGAGCTGTACCAATCCGACCCCTTCGAATATTATCGACTTCGGTGTTATTACATGCAATTTGACAAGGCTAAAATCAGTCGTTATTTCTCTAGGTTGGACAATGTTTTCTTGTGGTTAAAAGGTGTTTATTATAATGAGGACGAGCTTTATTTTCAGTATCGGATAGAAAACAAAGAAGGCCTTGATATGGACATCAATTTCATAAAGCATCAAATTGCAACCAACTATAAAAATAGTAGTAGTAATCAAAAGATGGAACTGAATCCAGTTTTTGTATACAAACAACCTAAAACCGTCGCAGGAAAAAGTGAGAACCATTTCGTAGTGGTTTTTAAAAAATTTGCTCTGGATGAGAAAAAAGAGGTCGTAGTGGAATTGGATGAGGAATCTGGCAATCGCAATTTCTCATTAAGCATAGGCCATGAAATTATTAATAACCCCATACACTTTTAAAAATGAGGAACACTATAACAATTTTAGCTCTTTTTATTACCTCATTGGGAAACTCACAAAGTAACAATTACGCTTCGTCGGTTGGTCTAAGCGGGGGTTATGCCGAGGATGGTTACGGTATAATGGCCACGCTCAATTACCATGTGAACCGAGATCGATATGTACAATTGAGCATTTTTGCTGCCATTGCTGAGGATAAGGGTTCGTTCGATATTCCTTATAACATATTCACTGTACAGCCTGGATACTTCCTGAAAATTTGGGAGCAAAAAAATTTTAAACGGTATGCAGTAAATATTGGTGGTGGTGGTGTTTTCGGATACGAAATTATCAATAACGGAAATAATATTTTAACCAATGGCGCAATTTTAGATGCCAAAAGCAAATTTATATATGGATTATTTCTAGGCATAGAAGGGGAGATAACATTAAGCAATGATTTTTCCCTATTGATAAAGGCCAACGAATATTATCATAGTAACAGCGATGTAGGTCAGTTCTATCCCTATGCTGGAATAGGGCTAAGGTATTTTATATTTTAAATCATTTGAAAATGAAAAATTTAAATAATCGAACATTATATCCCATAGCTACAGTGTTTTTTATATTCATCCTAATTTTCGCATGTAGCAAGGAATTTGAAGATATTATTCTGGATAGTTTTGAGTTCAGCTTTACAGGGGAACATAATGAGGAAAGCTTTATTTTTGAAAATAACCGTACATCATTCACTTTAACTCCCGAGAAGGAAATAACTACTGTAGACTATTTTGTAAAATATTCACCGAGCAATATCAAAGGCTACTTTCTGTCCATGGAAGGCGATACTATCAGAGCCAATGACACGTTGCAAGTAAAAGATCGACATTGGAACTACAATTATGTCGCTATTGATACCGGGCAGCATAAAATAAGGTTTATGGCGTGGGATTCGAACGCCAACAAAAAGGAACTTGTACTAGTATACAATGCCAAATACGCCAGTTTTAGCTTTTTGCTCAACAAAGGGTTGAATGAGTTTATCATTAATTCTAAAAATCCAGTTAATGTCACACTGTTACGGGACAAGGAAACGGAAGATCCAAACAATAAAAGCGAATTTGAAATTACCTATCAAATAGAAAATGGAACGGGAAAACTGTATTTGGGAGATAAAATTTTTGATGCCGGAAAACCATTTTCTTTGCCTAAAGGAATTTCTGAACTAAGTTATCTTCCGGAAACCTTGGGAATACATAAACTAATTATCACGGCCAAAGCTCCCGATGGCGCTAAATTAACCGAAGAATTATTACTCTCAGTGTTGAATCTTAATTTTACGATAAATACAACGGCAGCTTCTTCACAGGTAGAACTCGACACAAATTTAGCGATTGCGATAGACCTTAAAACCCAAGATGAGGAATCTGACGTTGAATACGAAATCACACATTCCTTTTCTTCTACAAGCATTGGAGGTGGCACCGTTCGAGATCAAAATGGTGGAGTCATGGAACCTGGGCAATATAGAAATATTATTCCCAATTCTTATAATTATACCTTTACCAGTACCGACTTGGGAAAACGAAAAATATATTTTACAATTCGTGATTCCAATGCACAAACTAAAAGGGATAGTGTTGAAATTGAAGTCGCCAATATTCCTTTTACCTTTTCAGGAAATTCAGAAAGTAATTCAGTGTATATTCAGGAGCGGACCCAATTCAATTTCAACATAAAATCAAATGGAAACACTGAAAATATAACATATAAAATTTCGTTCCAGATTTTAGAAGGGAATGGAAGGATAACTGGGGTAAATGGTAATGTTTTGCAGAACTCTAAGGAGTATGGTGTTGAACTGGGTAATTTTTCATTGTTCTATTTTCCAGAGAGCTTAGGCTCTCACCTGGTTTCATTTTTAGTAACCGACAATTATGGTCAAGAGATTGGGCCTGTCTTAATAGATTTGGAAACCAAACAGAACGATTTCACGGTCAATATTACTCCTTCTAAAACTTCCGAATTTGTCAATATTCCCGTAAATACTATTATCGATATCAATGAAATACCTGAAGGAACTAACGATACCTATGAAGCATTTTATTCGTCAGGGAAAAATAGTTCGCTGCGTGTAAACGGAACTGAATATGGTCCAGGAGAAAAATTCCAGTTAAGTCCGAATAACAACAATGTCGTTTATTTAGGATCCGAAGCAGGGCAACACAACATTGTTTTTAGTGTGGAATCAAGTGCAAATATCACCCATACTGCCAGCACCACCATCGGTTACAATCAAATCGATTTTCTATTTACAGGAGGAAGTCAAAAATCGGATATTTCAGTTGGGGAAATTACATCGCTAAACTTCAATATTTCCGAAAGTGTAGGTTCTTCCGATTATACGATGCGATACAGTATGAATGGCAATGCACTAATCAAAAATGAAAATGGAATCGAAGTTAGTGCGGGTAATATCTATGATGTTCCAAAAGGAAATTTCAATTGGAGTTTAGAGGGAACGGACGAAAGTAATATCAAATTTACCTTCTATGTCCAGAACGATACAGGACTGGAGAAAACGGTTGTTATTTCAGTTAATGTTGCTCCCAAAAACTATAATTTCACAGCGAATGCCACACAATCACAGGCTTATACAGGAGAAATCGTCGATACTAATTTCAATATTACAGAATTAGGCATTGGTGGCGATACCTATGTAATGTATTTTTCATCAGGAAGCAATAACGGTAGCTTTGAATACCAAGGCAATTCCTATGCGGCAGGAAAAAGTTTTAACGTTCCTGTTGGCTCCTTCCAAGGAAGGTATACTGGAATATCTGAATCCAACCATAATATTGAATTTACGGTCAGATCATCTTCTGAAGTCGAAAAAACAGCAAATGTCAATATCGATTTTGAAAAGTATGAAGAATTTTTTGATCTTACGGTCAGCCAATCGTCTCAAGACAAATTTGAGGATCAACCCTTTCTATTGAATGTGGTTACAAATTCCACTTCTGGACACGATCCATCTGTTCGGTACGAAATGACTTTTGAATTTGCCAGTATGAATGGTGGTTATATAATCCATCGGGAAAGGATATATAGGGAGGGGGAGGTTATCCCCGTGGAATACGGATCTGTTGCAATGCAGTTTTATCCCCAAATCGACGATAGTTTTACCATTAATTTTCGTGCCGAAAATTCAACTGGCATATCACAAACGACCAGTGAATCGATAATAATGTTTAAGAAGCCGACTGTAGCTGTTAAGGGTGAGAAACACAATATAAGTTGTGGAGGTCTTAATGGTTGTGATTATGTAGTACGGATATACACCTGCTTTGCTGCCAATTGTTCCGAAGCTTATAATGGTGCAACGATACAGCAAGTAGAGGTTCGTATTTACAACAGAGAAGCTAGAAGGTGGGATACAATGCTGTTCAATTACAATGATGCAAAGGGAGGCGGTGTTGAACGCTATTTTGAGCTAGAAGAAGAGCCAAAGGAGAGTAAACTAAGATATCAAGACCAACCTTATCAAGTTAGGGTTATAGATTCTAATGGACAATGGAGTGAAAAGGCTACAGGAAATATCATACGAATTTAAGTTTTTTTCTTGTTGCTAACTTTTCTTAAATGTGATTGTCACTATAACATTCTCATTCCCCAAAGTATCGTTTGTTTCAACTATCATCTTACTCCTAGTAAGATCAATGATTCGCATCTCATTTCTAATGACAAATCGAATAATCGAATTATCTATTAGCTCATAACTATCTTCTTCAATAGTTGAAAAAGGGTCTTGATCATCACATGACAACCCATTTTCGTTGATAGCGTATCCTCCATTTTCCCCTACCCCCCTTTCAGTGAAAAAAGTAAGGTTGTCTTTTATGCATTGCCTAATTTCTTGGGTATTGAACAAGTCTATATTTACCGTTCCATCACCATTAATA
Encoded here:
- a CDS encoding DUF4138 domain-containing protein; translated protein: MKALLLLSAILTVYSLSGQTFSDTLQISKDFKTILIFPENISESSIGNDFGFIVDLPKPEGGKYSGRILKLYYDELAVENENVTNYLVITDSGNVYDFILELVAVPQKTTWYITQEMAVANIGGKPMDKSNEDVLQKIRTEEQYNKITKKDSISYASRLSKTKTDVSKDSATKELYQSDPFEYYRLRCYYMQFDKAKISRYFSRLDNVFLWLKGVYYNEDELYFQYRIENKEGLDMDINFIKHQIATNYKNSSSNQKMELNPVFVYKQPKTVAGKSENHFVVVFKKFALDEKKEVVVELDEESGNRNFSLSIGHEIINNPIHF
- a CDS encoding conjugal transfer protein TraO gives rise to the protein MRNTITILALFITSLGNSQSNNYASSVGLSGGYAEDGYGIMATLNYHVNRDRYVQLSIFAAIAEDKGSFDIPYNIFTVQPGYFLKIWEQKNFKRYAVNIGGGGVFGYEIINNGNNILTNGAILDAKSKFIYGLFLGIEGEITLSNDFSLLIKANEYYHSNSDVGQFYPYAGIGLRYFIF
- a CDS encoding TraQ conjugal transfer family protein: MKNLNNRTLYPIATVFFIFILIFACSKEFEDIILDSFEFSFTGEHNEESFIFENNRTSFTLTPEKEITTVDYFVKYSPSNIKGYFLSMEGDTIRANDTLQVKDRHWNYNYVAIDTGQHKIRFMAWDSNANKKELVLVYNAKYASFSFLLNKGLNEFIINSKNPVNVTLLRDKETEDPNNKSEFEITYQIENGTGKLYLGDKIFDAGKPFSLPKGISELSYLPETLGIHKLIITAKAPDGAKLTEELLLSVLNLNFTINTTAASSQVELDTNLAIAIDLKTQDEESDVEYEITHSFSSTSIGGGTVRDQNGGVMEPGQYRNIIPNSYNYTFTSTDLGKRKIYFTIRDSNAQTKRDSVEIEVANIPFTFSGNSESNSVYIQERTQFNFNIKSNGNTENITYKISFQILEGNGRITGVNGNVLQNSKEYGVELGNFSLFYFPESLGSHLVSFLVTDNYGQEIGPVLIDLETKQNDFTVNITPSKTSEFVNIPVNTIIDINEIPEGTNDTYEAFYSSGKNSSLRVNGTEYGPGEKFQLSPNNNNVVYLGSEAGQHNIVFSVESSANITHTASTTIGYNQIDFLFTGGSQKSDISVGEITSLNFNISESVGSSDYTMRYSMNGNALIKNENGIEVSAGNIYDVPKGNFNWSLEGTDESNIKFTFYVQNDTGLEKTVVISVNVAPKNYNFTANATQSQAYTGEIVDTNFNITELGIGGDTYVMYFSSGSNNGSFEYQGNSYAAGKSFNVPVGSFQGRYTGISESNHNIEFTVRSSSEVEKTANVNIDFEKYEEFFDLTVSQSSQDKFEDQPFLLNVVTNSTSGHDPSVRYEMTFEFASMNGGYIIHRERIYREGEVIPVEYGSVAMQFYPQIDDSFTINFRAENSTGISQTTSESIIMFKKPTVAVKGEKHNISCGGLNGCDYVVRIYTCFAANCSEAYNGATIQQVEVRIYNREARRWDTMLFNYNDAKGGGVERYFELEEEPKESKLRYQDQPYQVRVIDSNGQWSEKATGNIIRI